One segment of Bradyrhizobium sp. WD16 DNA contains the following:
- a CDS encoding efflux RND transporter periplasmic adaptor subunit, giving the protein MSRSTRIIIAAAAALAIVAGGAVTLAHVAAPRDQGSLMSVPVTIGDLREEVLANGTLKPLRLTAVGAQVSGRIIALKVAVGDQVKSGDLIAQIDPVTKQNDLRTAQASLENYRAQKQEKEATLALAEANFARAQATFAQRATSRSDYDSTEATMRQTRAQIASLTAQITAAEVNVETAKVNLDYTRITAPTDGTVLAVVAQEGQTVNAVQSAPTIVVLGRLDTMTVRAEISESDIVKVKPGQRLYFTILGDQDHRYEAELEQIEPAPESIKTDSSFTSTSTTASTSSSSSSSSSSAIYYIGVFRVPNPARRLRTYMTAEVHIVVGEAKGIRLVPALAVSRQADGRQTVRVLDASGAVKERTVITGLNDRTTIEITSGLEAGEKVVTGQVASNQPASRGFGPGPGPGGP; this is encoded by the coding sequence TTGTCCCGCAGCACCCGCATCATCATCGCCGCCGCCGCGGCGCTCGCCATTGTTGCCGGCGGTGCCGTCACGCTGGCTCACGTCGCTGCGCCACGCGACCAGGGTTCGCTCATGAGCGTCCCGGTCACCATCGGCGACCTCCGGGAAGAGGTTCTCGCCAACGGCACGCTGAAGCCGTTGCGGCTGACGGCCGTCGGCGCCCAGGTCTCCGGCCGCATCATCGCCCTGAAGGTCGCGGTCGGCGACCAGGTCAAGTCGGGAGATCTGATCGCCCAGATCGATCCCGTCACCAAACAGAATGATCTTCGCACCGCCCAGGCCTCACTGGAGAACTATCGGGCCCAGAAGCAGGAAAAGGAAGCGACCCTGGCGCTGGCCGAGGCCAACTTCGCCCGTGCGCAGGCGACTTTCGCCCAGCGCGCCACCTCCCGCAGCGACTACGATTCGACCGAAGCCACCATGCGCCAGACCCGGGCGCAGATCGCCTCGCTCACCGCGCAGATCACCGCCGCCGAAGTCAATGTGGAGACCGCCAAGGTCAATCTCGACTACACACGGATCACCGCGCCGACCGACGGCACCGTGCTCGCCGTGGTCGCGCAGGAAGGCCAGACGGTCAATGCGGTTCAATCGGCCCCGACCATCGTCGTGCTCGGCCGGCTCGACACCATGACGGTCCGCGCCGAGATCTCCGAGTCCGATATCGTCAAGGTCAAACCCGGGCAGCGACTCTATTTCACCATCCTCGGCGATCAGGACCACCGCTACGAAGCGGAGCTGGAGCAGATCGAGCCGGCTCCGGAATCGATCAAGACCGACTCGAGCTTCACCTCGACCTCGACGACGGCGTCGACCTCGTCGTCATCGTCAAGCTCCTCCAGTTCCGCGATCTACTATATCGGCGTCTTCAGGGTGCCCAACCCCGCGCGGCGGCTGCGAACCTACATGACCGCGGAAGTCCATATCGTGGTCGGCGAGGCCAAGGGCATCAGGCTCGTCCCCGCCCTCGCGGTGTCGCGCCAGGCCGACGGGCGCCAGACGGTGCGCGTGCTCGATGCGTCCGGCGCGGTCAAGGAACGCACCGTCATCACCGGCCTGAACGACCGCACCACGATCGAGATCACCTCGGGGCTCGAGGCCGGCGAGAAGGTCGTGACCGGTCAGGTTGCGAGCAACCAGCCGGCATCGCGCGGCTTCGGCCCTGGCCCGGGCCCGGGAGGCCCGTGA